Sequence from the Procambarus clarkii isolate CNS0578487 chromosome 2, FALCON_Pclarkii_2.0, whole genome shotgun sequence genome:
TTTGTGAAAGTTAGGTATACAAGCCAAGATATAAAAGAAACTGAAAGCCAACTAGTTTTTAAATTTCTTCCTCAAGATGATGTAAAAAAGCAATTTGTATTGGATGGAGGTCTTGCAGAACGTGAGGCAGAGTTTTATAAGATTACCAGGAATCCAGTATGTCGGGAAATTTGCCACAAAAGTGGAATAGTCTTGCCAGTTCCTGAATGCTACTTTGCTGGTTATACTGAGGACTGTATAACTATTGTGATGCAAGATCTGAACACTGAAAATTACAAAACTTTGATTGTAAAAGAGGGCAGCACAGTAGCTCAAACTAAAACAGCTTTAAGGGCTATTGCTGTTATACATGCCATTGGGTACTTGTATTTGGCACAATACAAAGGTGCAGGAAACCTAGGCACAATTGCTCAGCCAGTGAGTTCAGATATTCTTGACCAGTTATTCATTCCAAACTTACAAACTCTTGCAAAAATGTATGAAGGTACTCCAACTGCTGATACCATAAAAATGCTAATACCCTTTACTACATCACTTCATAATTATCCACTTAAATATCCACTTTTCAACACATTTCTACACGGGGATTATTGGGCAGGACAGCTTCTGTTTTCTGATGATGAGACTAAAGCCATAATTATAGATTGGCAATTTTTTTACATTGGTAACCCAGTATGTGATATCATGGCTATGTTTTTTATGAGCAGTGATATAAATGTTTTAGAAAATCATTTAGAAGAGGTGATGAATGACTACTGGTCCACATTCACCAAAGTTATCAAGGCTAATGGAACAGAAATTAATATTACCTTTGACCAACTAATGACTAATGTAGAAGATCTTTGGGTGTCTGGTTTTATTATCCTTGTAGCAAGCATTCATGATTTCATTCCTGCTGGGAACTTAACTGATGAACGATTGAGAGCAGCAATTAAGTTTTTGGAAAATAGAGGAATGTTTACAAAACTCATAGATGAGTTAAGCTGCCATAAATTATGATCTGTTATTTAATTTCTCATGACCAGGTTATATCCTATAGCATATTGCAAAAGTCAAGTATTTACAATAATTCTGAATGGAAATGTGGTACCTGTACAATATTTTAATATTGAATTGCTATGCACCAGAGCTTATAATGATATTACCATCAGTTACTTCAGACAGAATGCATGAAAAAGCATTAAATCACCATACAAATATAGTGTAGGATGATATCAGGACTATTTCTCTGACCCTATTAGCACATCTTCATGCATTTAGATTTGTTTTCAGCAATTGGACACCATACTGTATTTCAATTTGCAAAGAGTTTGTCTGTTAACTAATTCTTCAAGGCACACCATGGGTTCTGGTCCATTACAATCAGTTTAAGCAATTTCGCACTAAACTACAATAACTATATCTAACAAGGTCTCTGCCTTTATTTTGCCAGATAAAAGaagttttcctttactgttgttgttaCATTTTACTGCACTGCCTGCAATATAAAGTCTCACTGGGTAGGAGGTTAATTAAAGTACTGTATAGAACAATGCTTGAAACTTGCCATATATTACAATATTTTTGTGTATAATACTGTATTGTATTATATTATTGATGATACAATGGTGATATGGTCCTGGGTACAGCAGTCTAGtgatgtggggttgcatcctcagCTTACAACAGAGTTTTCCAGGTTTGCTCCCCATG
This genomic interval carries:
- the LOC138349480 gene encoding uncharacterized protein, which produces MENNSVLEPLHSEKELQQQWLEKLFLKKLGSLVTVLSWHCVTPSDREGFLSDIAFVKVRYTSQDIKETESQLVFKFLPQDDVKKQFVLDGGLAEREAEFYKITRNPVCREICHKSGIVLPVPECYFAGYTEDCITIVMQDLNTENYKTLIVKEGSTVAQTKTALRAIAVIHAIGYLYLAQYKGAGNLGTIAQPVSSDILDQLFIPNLQTLAKMYEGTPTADTIKMLIPFTTSLHNYPLKYPLFNTFLHGDYWAGQLLFSDDETKAIIIDWQFFYIGNPVCDIMAMFFMSSDINVLENHLEEVMNDYWSTFTKVIKANGTEINITFDQLMTNVEDLWVSGFIILVASIHDFIPAGNLTDERLRAAIKFLENRGMFTKLIDELSCHKL